A genomic segment from Daphnia carinata strain CSIRO-1 chromosome 1, CSIRO_AGI_Dcar_HiC_V3, whole genome shotgun sequence encodes:
- the LOC130692300 gene encoding kelch-like protein 18 has product MTDTCIKSDGCVLFQQTDLPNSAFPVFEEIRKQGLLCDVTIKVDDKYFSAHRIVLCATIPYFNSMFTIDMLESKQREVEVRGIDPSAMESLIQFAYSGKITLHPENINNLMIGAAYLQLNQVRDACADYYKQRLDCKNVLGIQSFAETLSCVDLVKAADSFLEKNFTQVAEEEEFVNIDVSQIKELLNRDTLCVSEEGAFEALIRWVKKDTETRAKHLPSLLAQVRLPLLSPTFLTDRVSKEELIRSCHRCRDLVDEAKDFHLLPERRSMFKSYRCRPRCFSDVSGLLYAVGGLTKAGDSLSTVEVMDPVTGRWNPAEAMSIRRSRVGVAILRNNLYAIGGYNGVDRLQTVEVLDGPKRVWRSIGSMNCKRSAAGAASLHDHLYVCGGYDGVTSLNTCESYDPSTDCWKSISAMNKHRSAAGVVSFDNHIYVLGGHDGLSIFDSVEKYNPQTGRWSLGVPMLSKRCRLGVAVLEGKLYACGGYDGSTFLRSVEVFDPKTEKWSHVAPMSVTRSRVALAANAGRLWAVGGYDGTANLNTVEVYDPKTDKWSFGSSMCAHEGGVGLGVVPV; this is encoded by the exons ATGACTGATACATGCATAAAAAGTGATGGTTGTGTCCTCTTTCAACAAACTGATCTACCCAACAGTGCATTCCCTGTTTTCGAAGAAATTCGAAAGCAAGGGCTGCTCTGTGACGTCACAATCAAGGTTGATGACAAATATTTCAGTGCCCATCGTATTGTTCTTTGTGCTACTATACCATACTTCAATTCCATGTTCACTATTGACATGTTAGAGAGCAAACAGAGAGAGGTTGAAGTACGAGGAATAGACCCAAGTGCAATGGAATCATTAATCCAATTTGCCTACAGTGGGAAAATCACACTCCATCCTGAGAATATTAACAACCTAATGATAGGAGCAGCTTACCTTCAGTTGAATCAAGTTCGTGATGCTTGTGCTGATTACTACAAACAGAGATTAGAttgcaaaaatgttttggggATTCAGTCATTTGCAGAAACCCTAAGTTGCGTAGACCTAGTGAAAGCAGCTGATTCCTTccttgaaaagaattttacacaggttgcagaagaagaagagtttgTAAACATAGATGTGAGTCAGATAAAGGAGCTCTTAAACCGAGATACGTTATGCGTTAGCGAAGAGGGGGCTTTCGAAGCATTAATCCGTTGGGTTAAAAAAGATACCGAGACAAGAGCCAAACACCTGCCGAGTCTACTAGCCCAAGTTCGATTGCCTCTACTAAGTCCTACCTTTTTAACGGACCGTGTTTCAAAGGAGGAATTGATTCGCAGTTGCCATCGTTGTCGTGATCTAGTGGATGAAGCAAAAGATTTCCATCTTCTGCCAGAGCGACGCTCGATGTTCAAGAGTTATCGATGTCGCCCTCGATGTTTTTCTGATGTg tctGGTCTTTTGTATGCCGTTGGAGGACTGACTAAAGCAGGCGATTCGTTAAGCACTGTAGAAGTTATGGATCCTGTTACTGGCAGATGGAACCCGGCAGAAGCTATGTCGATTCGTCGAAGCCGTGTTGGAGTCGCTATCCTACGTAACAACTTatatg CTATCGGAGGCTACAACGGTGTTGACAGGCTCCAGACTGTAGAAGTCTTAGATGGTCCTAAACGGGTTTGGCGGAGCATAGGATCCATGAATTGTAAACGAAGCGCCGCAGGGGCAGCCTCTCTGCACGACCATCTTTAC GTTTGCGGCGGATATGATGGCGTGACATCACTGAACACATGCGAGTCATATGATCCTTCTACTGACTGTTGGAAATCCATTTCTGCCATGAATAAGCATCGGAGTGCTGCTGGAGTAGTGTCATTTGACAACCATATATACGTCCTAGGGGGACATGATGGCCTAAGCATTTTTGATTCAGTTGAAAAGTACAATCCCCAAACCGGGCGTTGGTCTCTTGGTGTTCCTATGCTTTCAAAGCGTTGCAG ATTGGGAGTCGCTGTATTAGAGGGTAAGCTGTATGCGTGTGGCGGGTATGATGGCTCTACATTCCTACGTTCGGTGGAAGTTTTTGACcctaaaacagaaaaatggaGCCATGTTGCACCTATGAGTGTAACACGTAGTCGAGTGGCGTTGGCAGCTAATGCCGGTCGTCTTTGGGCCGTTGGAGGATATGACGGCACTGC AAATCTAAATACTGTGGAGGTTTATGATCCAAAAACAGATAAATGGAGTTTCGGGTCTTCAATGTGTGCACACGAGGGAGGTGTCGGTCTTGGAGTAGTCCCTGTATAA
- the LOC130692296 gene encoding nonsense-mediated mRNA decay factor SMG5-like: protein MADNNLTLKARMPSSTSNDTIKKLIYSASILVKQLDSAVVKAKACRDLFIPEVIELRSQLSYLCVKSMGADPLQCRRRAEELLWKKCYYDVITFAKISGKKSPISSMEKLFVGNHIEAGIVKFTELLQDVWRRLEHMDPSLKLELNVLPLLEIKYQNYELSKETKEDLMESAQKILVWLGDLSRYRNDLEISNSVITSERFYRQAILFNSNTGLPYNQLGTLTSHDPSRGFESIFYYTRSMKASKNFPGAEPNLKALLGRLVANEDKLISAFSQLFPKLVFVFKEETTFEVSQLCQVTLSEIQKKLETIESSSCNQLMNLASSVMMCTLTPTFATNNNQTAAIAFCCSLFAHVLNRFQEIFHMTSRDVSDASGNQAHELKYLDANAKEEMIDELSDEEEEESKRAKLRRRKVASGSSDQEFSEEELFLDSNSEQESDDDEVLSDSGFHSAEAKVEPLLEIPHEATHILPIFKLLTDWFRVNVEIVQASNQTIRKIWSTLADILNVFKRCQRENVTVYGTVPLEEDWKFYGVNSMSSVHAQIDFESAPAPCAVLILNSIRIERILQFGNWLASKNNEKGFQLVNGIYTCPADAMSDKSESLGAKADLVMRNMAHLWLKSEVQELERRLSPQQKRKKKTSFDFSGLSYVYLVPDVSALSNFTHLIKQVVKSQKLIIVVPDIVISEIDQLKRESAPVRECIRWLESCFRTGNRFIRAQRQNEHQVIPLLTYPKRKDKAHWTLFQILECCYYLDTNQRNVYKTSQNSPIVLFLTGDPVEATEQQTMAICNSIGVEYKSADSLMKKSKTKKR, encoded by the exons ATGGCAGACAATAACCTTACTTTAAAGGCGAGAATGCCGTCGTCTACCAGTAACGATACCATTAAAAAACTCATTTA TTCAGCTTCAATATTGGTTAAACAGTTAGATTCAGCTGTTGTTAAAGCAAAAGCATGCAGAGATTTATTCATTCCCGAAGTTATTGAGCTTCGGAGCCAACTTTCTTATCTCTGTGTTAAATCAATGGGAGCTGATCCTCTACAATGCAGACGTCGTGCTGAAGAACTTCTTTGGAAGAAGTGTTACTATGATGTGATAACGTTTGCCAAAATCAGTGGGAAG AAATCCCCTATTTCTTCAATGGAAAAACTTTTCGTTGGAAATCATATTGAGGCTGGGATTGTAAAGTTTACTGAACTTTTGCAAGATGTGTGGAGAAGGCTTGAACATATGGATCCTTCTTTGAAACTTGAACTCAATGTGTTACCACTTCTTGAGATAAAGTACCAAAACTATGAATTATCAAAAGAGACTAAGGAAGACCTAATGGAATCTGCTCAAAAGATTTTGGTTTG GCTGGGAGATTTGTCACGTTATAGAAATGATCTGGAGATTTCCAACAGTGTTATTACGTCGGAACGCTTTTATCGCCag GCAATACTTTTCAATTCCAATACTGGTCTCCCATACAACCAACTTGGGACTTTGACAAGTCATGATCCTTCAAGGGGATTTGAATCCATATTTTACTATACAAGAAG caTGAAagcttcaaaaaattttcccgGAGCCGAACCTAACTTAAAAGCTTTATTAGGTCGGCTTGTTGCGAACGAAGACAAATTGATTTCCGCATTTTCTCAGCTATTTCCGAAATTAGtctttgttttcaaagaagaaacaacATTTGAAGTGAGCCAA CTTTGTCAAGTTACATTAAGCGAAATCCAAAAGAAACTTGAAACTATCGAAAGTAGCAGCTGTAACCAACTCATGAATTTAGCTTCTTCCGTGATGATGTGTACGTTAACGCCTACATTCGCCACGAATAACAATCAAACAGCGGCAATTGCCTTTTGTTGCTCTTTGTTTGCTCATGTGCTAAACAGGTTTCAAGAGATTTTCCATATGACATCCAGAGATGTTTCCGATGCAAGTGGAAACCAAGCTCATGAACTAAAGTACTTGGATGCTAATGCCAAAGAAGAGATGATTGATGAATTGAgtgacgaagaggaagaagaaagtaaGCGAGCGAAATTAAGAAGGCGGAAAGTTGCATCTGGATCTTCCGATCAAGAATTCTCAGAGgaagaattatttttggatAGTAATTCAGAACAGGAATCTGACGATGACGAAGTCCTTTCTGATTCGGGATTTCATTCTGCAGAAGCCAAAGTTGAACCTCTTCTGGAAATCCCACACGAAGCTACACATATTTTACCTATTTTTAAACTCTTGACTGATTGGTTCCGAGTCAATGTTGAAATTGTTCAAGCATCAAACCAAACGATTAGAAAAATTTGGTCAACACTGGCCGACATACTCAACGTGTTCAAGCGATGTCAACGAGAAAATGTTACTGTTTACGGTACAGTTCCTTTAGAAGAGGATTGGAAGTTCTATGGAGTGAACTCCATGAGCTCAGTGCATGCTCAGATCGACTTTGAATCTGCTCCTGCACCATGTGcagttttaattttgaattctATTCGAATTGAAAGAATCCTTCAGTTTGGTAACTGGTTAGCAAgtaaaaacaatgaaaaaggaTTCCAACTGGTTAACGGGATTTACACATGTCCAGCTGACGCAATGAGTGATAAATCAGAAAGTTTGGGAGCTAAAGCGGATCTTGTCATGAGAAATATGGCCCACTTATGGTTGAAATCGGAAGTCCAAGAGCTTGAACGAAGGCTCTCCCCTCAACAGAAACGCAAAAAGAAGACAAGCTTTGATTTTTCCGGTTTATCTTATGTCTATCTAGTACCGGACGTCTCAGCTCTCTCAAATTTCACCCACCTTATAAAACAAGTGGTCAAAAGCCAAAAACTGATAATAGTGGTGCCGGACATTGTCATTTCAGAAATTGATCAACTTAAA CGAGAAAGTGCACCTGTACGGGAATGCATCCGCTGGTTGGAATCCTGCTTTCGCACCGGTAATCGCTTTATCAGAGCACAACGTCAGAACGAGCATCAAGTTATCCCGCTGTTGACTTACCCCAAACGTAAAGACAAGGCGCATTG